A region of Melitaea cinxia chromosome 15, ilMelCinx1.1, whole genome shotgun sequence DNA encodes the following proteins:
- the LOC123660614 gene encoding inhibitor of growth protein 5, producing the protein MTSALYLEHYLDSLQHLPIELQRNFKLMRDLDDRAHGLMRTIDLMADELLPSVPKMDDEIKKEKVNTIQGLFNKAKEYGDDKVQLAIQTYELVDKHIRRLDSDLARFESEIQEKVMSSRAAQQAATDQESNTATVKKGRKKHKGSEKAAATTGKKKRPGASSEEDAVASGRSAAKKKAQRKGTTTATTAVKEQEENTDLDSVPGMSHPSDVLDMPVDPNEPTYCLCHQVSYGEMIGCDNPDCPIEWFHFACVDLKIKPKGKWYCPKCTQDRKKK; encoded by the coding sequence atgaCTTCTGCTTTGTATTTGGAACACTATCTGGACAGCTTGCAGCATTTACCTATAGAATTACAAAGGAACTTTAAATTGATGAGAGATCTCGACGACAGAGCTCATGGTTTAATGAGGACTATAGATCTTATGGCCGATGAATTGCTTCCCAGTGTTCCTAAAATGGACGACgaaattaaaaaggaaaaagtgAACACTATTCAAGGTCTGTTTAATAAAGCTAAAGAATATGGAGACGATAAAGTGCAACTAGCTATTCAAACATATGAATTAGTAGATAAACACATACGTCGCCTTGATTCTGACCTCGCGCGTTTTGAATCAGAAATTCAGGAGAAAGTTATGAGCTCTCGCGCCGCTCAACAGGCTGCTACGGACCAGGAATCTAATACAGCTACTGTTAAGAAAGGAAGGAAGAAACACAAAGGTAGCGAGAAGGCCGCAGCGACAACCGGTAAAAAGAAGCGTCCTGGCGCCTCGAGCGAGGAGGACGCCGTTGCAAGTGGACGTTCAGCGGCCAAGAAGAAAGCTCAGAGGAAAGGCACTACGACTGCAACTACAGCCGTTAAAGAACAGGAGGAAAACACGGATTTGGATTCCGTTCCAGGAATGTCTCATCCTAGTGACGTGCTAGACATGCCAGTCGACCCTAATGAACCCACATATTGCCTTTGTCACCAAGTTTCTTATGGTGAAATGATAGGATGTGATAATCCCGACTGCCCTATTGAGTGGTTCCATTTTGCATGTGTAGATCTTAAGATTAAGCCTAAGGGTAAATGGTACTGCCCTAAATGCACCCAGGACAGAAAAAAGAAATGA
- the LOC123660410 gene encoding wiskott-Aldrich syndrome protein family member 3: MPLPKRCVEPVHVSRGTVPERLAVPSELEAVTNGTLANTVRQLSSLSKHAEDMFGELTREATSLAERTNALQARIDRLAIKVTQLDSTVEEVSLQDIQMRKAFRSSQTFEQQLFSRKTMPSAMLATYVRCDRPPPLERLNEFRDDGRDARKFYTDPDYFFELWRREMLQDTERIQHDRGKKVRQPRSGGADGRGARRVRVPHSTRDRQKAEVLTRGEHLMAPAQLRRYNIDTYRPDPLYQATTLPDGGYRAPQSRPPSSQPARPNSIEIENQTRTPRLTGNGHVMGEESPYGPIEPIYGGSIAGTPRRARPSVPPPAPPAPLPDSPPHHTPTRSTLPPPPPPPEGSPPPVLNGASPPHRTALDAHLDQMHAVIGLMSSEAAAPPAPAPPPAPPAPPPPGSPRPRPPSPAALLRGASALKPPRPAADPAPDPRSDLLKAIREGIKLRKVEKRCEENTGKYDTLRGVPALHDVASILARRVAVEQSDTSSGNDSDSDDSDQWTDSRA, encoded by the exons ATGCCGCTGCCGAAGCGCTGCGTGGAGCCGGTGCACGTGTCGCGCGGGACCGTGCCCGAGCGCCTCGCGGTGCCCTCCGAGCTCGAGGCGGTCACGAACGGGACCCTCGCCAATACTGTCag ACAACTTTCGTCATTGTCCAAACATGCCGAGGACATGTTCGGCGAGTTGACGCGGGAGGCAACTAGTTTGGCAGAAAGGACGAATGCATTGCAGGCCAGGATCGATAGGCTTGCTATAAAGGTCACACAACTGGATTCGACTGTAGAAGAAG TGTCTCTCCAAGATATCCAAATGAGAAAAGCATTCCGGTCGTCTCAGACGTTTGAGCAACAACTTTTCTCTCGGAAAACGATGCCATCTGCGATGCTTGCTACATACGTGCGTTGTGACCGCCCTCCGCCTCTTGAACGACTCAATGAGTTTAGGGACGATGGCAGAGACGCCAGGAAGTTCTATACAGACCCTGATTACTTCTTCGAGCTCTGGCGTAGGGAGATGCTTCAAGACACTGAGAGGATCCAGCACGATAGGGGAAAGAAG GTCCGGCAGCCGCGCAGTGGTGGCGCAGACGGGCGCGGCGCGAGGCGCGTGCGCGTGCCGCACTCCACCCGCGACCGGCAGAAGGCCGAGGTGCTGACGCGCGGCGAGCACCTCATGGCGCCCGCGCAGCTGCGCCGCTACAACATCGACACCTACCGCCCCGACCCGCTCTACCAGG CGACCACACTGCCGGACGGCGGGTATCGCGCGCCACAGAGTCGGCCACCATCCTCTCAGCCGGCACGCCCTAATTCTATCGAGATTGAAAACCAGACCAGAACACCTCGCCTCACTGGAAACGGACATG TGATGGGAGAAGAGAGTCCGTACGGGCCCATCGAGCCGATCTACGGCGGCAGTATCGCCGGCACCCCGCGGCGCGCGCGGCCCTCCGTCCCGCCGCCCGCGCCCCCCGCGCCGCTGCCAGACTCGCCCCCGCACCACACGCCCACGAG GTCTACCCTGCCGCCGCCTCCACCGCCTCCGGAAGGGTCTCCGCCCCCCGTGCTCAATGGCGCTTCGCCCCCACATCGCACGGCGCTGGACGCTCATCTCGACCAGATGCATGCCGTcatag GCCTGATGTCGTCGGAGGCCGcggcgccgcccgcgcccgcgccgccgcccgcgccgcccgcgccgccgccgcccggctcgccgcgcccgcgcccgccctCGCCCGCGGCGCTGCTGCGCGGCGCGTCCGCACTCAAGCCGCCGCGCCCCGCCGCCGACCCCGCGCCCGACCCGCGCTCCGACCTGCTCAAGGCGATACGAGAAG GGATAAAACTTCGTAAAGTCGAGAAGCGTTGCGAGGAAAACACCGGCAAGTACGACACGCTCCGCGGGGTGCCTGCTTTACACGATGTGGCGTCCATACTGGCGCGTCGTGTTGCCGTGGAGCAGAGCGACACTAGCTCCGGTAACGACAGCGACTCCGACGACTCCGATCAGTGGACTGACTCCCGCGCGTGA